The sequence ACTCGCGACATCTCGCGGGCGGACGGGCTATCTAGGCTGTTTGCCTTGCGCCGTCAACCCCCCATTCAATCTTTTTTTGCGACCACCCCACTGGGTAGCCCCTATTCAAATATGGTCGGGGAATCTTCGTCCAAACGGAAAAATTCAGCTTTCACAGAACCGCCGCCTCTCCTTACGGAGACTTGGCCCACCTCGTGGCGGACGAGCTATCTATGCCCTCTTGCCCTCACCGTCAAGCCCGCATGGAATCTTTTTTCCACCAGACCGACGGGCGTGATCGCCAACCCACCGGAAGCTTTGCTTCCCTGACGCGGGTCGACCGCGGGGTCATTTGAACAAGTCGCCTCCGGTGGCTATCCCCGAAGAGCTATAGCTCATTCGCCTTGCTCGGGTATGCTTCTCGGGAAGCCTTCCCATGCAGCGGATGTGGCTTCTATCCAGACGGGTAGCAAAGGTCAAGCAGATAATCTCAAAGATCCCAACCTCTGTTATCTTGCTATGATTCCATAGCTTCTAGAGCGATTTGCACAAAAACCGGGCAGGACATCGCCCTCCCTAAACCTCAACTGAGGCCACCATCAAGAGTTGAGTGGTCCGAAGAAATCAGGCAGGTCACTTCGCCGCTCCGCTGCCTTCAGATTCCAGAGAGGACTTGCTCTTCTTGGGCAATCAGCATGACGAATCAAGAACAAGAGGGCGCGATCTTTCGATCGCGCCCTCGAGGGAAACCAGGCACCCAGAAACGACTGTTACCGTTGCTTCCTTTCGGACCTGGCGGAGTTGGCAGCGCCCCTGCCGCCTGGCTCCCCTGGCCGGGCTGTAGGCCCGGAAAAATCAAATAGCGGATTTGTAATGACTTGCAACCTCAGGATAATAAGTTCCCGAAAGTCCTGCCAATTCTCAAATCCCCTTTTTATGCCGCGTGAACATGTATGTCCTGTGCAACCGCATGTCAAGGCAGAAAGAGCCCCGGAGTGAGGTAGTCCGCCTGGTTGGACACTTTCGCAGTATATCTAAGCTGGAGCCCATGGATTTCACGCCGCTCTCGTTTCCAAGAACTATGCGTCGATGAGCCGCATCAGCCAGCAAGTTACCCCGTCTTCGCCCCTGGGCTTGTAGTGGCATATCGACCTTGCCAGCCTGAGCACCCGATACTGTACGTCGACCTTGGCCGCCAATCGTTTTCCTCACTTGAGAACTCCAGCTTGCCCAACTGTCCAGAAACAGCACCACCCTACTTACACCTGGTTCAAGCGAATTGTATACTCCACGCCTTTACCCCTTCATGTCTGGTTCGCTATCCTTTTCGCTATTGCCGACGATCTGAATAGACTTCCATCAAGAAATCCGATGAATTACTTGCAGTTCAATGAAGACTATGAATTAGACATCGCCTTCGACTTTGGCGTACTCATCGCCAGCTTACTCCATATCTATCTGGCTTGAACGCAATGCAGCTACACTTTCGCTGTCGCTTTTGCGATGTGCAATTCAAAACGTCTCTTTGGCATTTGAAGGGCTGTACAAACGTTGTCCAGGATGTTGACGGAAATAAGATGCTCGAGGGGATGGTGCTCGTGGTCTGCCCGCAATGTGGTCAGCAAAGCGCCTTTCGACCGGACGAGCTCTCCTGCCCGCTTCGTAATCCTGAAGCACGTGAATAGGAGTAAGGCTTGGCACGTTGAGACACCGCAAGAACGCGCTGCATACTGGCATTTTTGTTCCTGATGCACATACGAGTCGGAGGTTTGCTCATGTCCCCATCTAGTGGCGGTCTCCAGCGAAATTTCTTCGCCAGTCTTCCAGGCATTGTATTCGTGGGCGCAGTCATCGGCGTCCTTGCTTCATTTCTTCAGTATTTCGGCAATCCGGCCAATATGGGTGTTTGCGTTGCTTGCATGGAGCGTGACATAGCCGGCGCCATAGGGCTGCATCGCGCAGCCGTGGTCCAGTACCTGCGCCCAGAGATTATTGCTTTTGTACTTGGCTCGTTCGCGGCGGCACTGTTCTCCCGCGAATTCAAGTCACGCGGTGGAGCGGCGCCCATGACCCGCTTCATCCTGGGCATGGCAGCCATGATCGGTGCGCTCGTCTTCCTGGGTTGCCCCTGGCGCGCCATCCTGCGCCTGGCTGGTGGCGACGGCAACGCCCTGCTCGGTATCGCTGGGCTCGTGGCTGGGGTAGGGGTCGGAACCTTGTTCTTCAAACAGGGCTACTCCCTTGGCCGCAGCACTCGTCAGAGCATTGCTACCGGACTCATGCTGCCTTTGATCATGCTTGGGCTGCTCGGACTTCGCCTGCTCTACCCGCCTGTTGCCGGCGCGGACCAGAGCGGCGTGCTCTTCTACTCTGCCAAGGGCCCTGGCGCGGCATATGCTCCACTCCTCATTTCTTTGGGAGCCGGCCTGCTTATCGGCTACCTGGCCCAGCGCAGCCGCTTCTGCACAATGGGCGCCATCCGCGATACGCTCCTATTCCGGCATACCCATCTGCTGACGGGCGTTTTGGCCCTACTAGTTGTGGCCTTCGGCGCCAATCTGCTGCTGGGCCAATTCAAGCCTGGGTTCGAAGGCCAACCCATCGCCCACACTCAAGGTCTATGGAATTTTGCTGGCATGCTCGTGGCTGGCTTGGCTTTTGCCTTGGCCGGTGGCTGTCCCGGTCGACAGCTGTTCATGGCGGGCGAAGGTGACAGCGATGCAGGCGTTTTCGTACTCGGAATGTTCGCCGGCGCGGCCGTAGCCCATAACTTTGGGTTGGCAAGCGGCCCTGCAGGCATTGGCCCACATGGTATCGCTGCTGTGGCCGTATCCCTGGCCGTGTGCTTGTATATCGGATTTGCCAACCGCCAGCGCATGGCATAAGGAGGTTCGCTCATGGTCACAATAATCGATGCTCGTGGACTGTCTTGCCCGCAACCGGTGCTGCTAACCATGAGCAGGATCAAGGAGTTGAGTTCAGGCGAACTTGACGTCCTGGTGGATAACGAAGCCAGTCGAGAAAACGTGATTCGTGCCGCATCGAGCCAAGGCTGGCGCGTGCTCAAGTCGGAAGCTCAAGGTGAAGATTTCATCGTCTCCATCAAGAAATAATGAAGTTCAGACTCATTGACCGCCTATTGGGACGATCCCGCAAGCATCCCCGCGTGGAAAAAGGTATTTCCGCGCGGGGCATTCTTGTTTTCAATGATACTAGTGAAGTGATCCGCGCCGAAGCCGTGCTCAAGTCCTCGGGGTTGGACGTGCAAGTCAAGGGTCCGCCACCTGCCCTGCGCACCGGCTGCGATCTCGTTATCGAATTTCCTCTCATTATGGAGCCCGCAGCACGGCAGGCGCTTGCTGCTGCACGCCTCAAGCCTATCCAAACCGTGCCGGTGCATGATGTGCTGCTTGAACCCGTATCCCTTTTTCATATCAAGGACTTCGGGGACTGGCTCATGGTTCGGGCGGCAAACATGAAGATCACCGTAGAAAAGAGTTCGCGCATCATCGTTAACGTCTCAGGTGGCGGCTGTCCCGACGTGCCTTATCTGGCCGAGTGTCTTGTGGGACGTAACTTGAGCGAGGCGCCGGAGCCGCTCTCGTTAGGACACACTCTCTGCGGCTATGCCTTGCAACTTGCTTTTGATGAAGTGCGGTCGCGATGTCCTGGCTAATCGTCGGCACTATTCCGCGCGAAGAATTCCCATTGGTGAATGGGCCCTGTGTTTATGACGGGGGAAGCCTCCAGGTGAACGGACATGACATTCCAGTCGCGCGCGGTACACCTGCGCTTTTAGCCACGGCTTGCATCGCATCCAGAATACTGGGCATTGCAGCCCCCTTGGCTTTGCTGGCGGGAGACACCGGACGCGGCCAGGGCAGCCGCCAAGTCTATGCCAAGCTTATGGAACCCATCCCTGAATTGGACTTGCAGGGAGTGACGTTCCATTATCTGCAGCCAGATGTTGAATGGCACAATAAAGTTTTGTGGAAGCTGGAAGAGCGCAATCCTCGCCCCTTGCTCGTCGCCGACGCCGGGTTCATGTACGTAGCTAAAATGAGCGGTTTTGCAGCAAGCTACGATCTGTTTACGCCAGATGCAGGGGAGATGGCCTTTCTTGCTGATGAGAAAGCTCCGCACCCCTTCTATACTCGCGGTTTTCTTCTGCAGGAGGAGGAGCGTGTACCTGAGCTTATCGAGCGGGCCTATGCTGCAGAGAATGCCGCAAAGCATCTATTGGTCAAGGGCTGCATAGACTATGTAGTAGCGGCAGGACAGCTGGTGACGGCTATTTCCGAGCCCAGCATACCTGCCATGGAGCCCATTGGCGGCACGGGCGATACGGTAACAGGCTTGGTTACTGCCCTGCTCTCCGCTGATTACTCGATTCCCCAAGCATGCACCATCGCCGCAAAGACAAACCGGCAACTAGGCCTCCTGGCCGCGCCTACTCCCGCTTTTTCCGTAGCTAATCTGATGCCATTCCTACCTCAAGCTCTTGCCGTCTCTCTTGAATAGCAAGTTGTCTCTGCTCACGGCTCATCTTTGGATGAGTTGGTGTTAGCCCTGCAATGGGGTTGATACGGTTGCGTGGAGAAGATTCCACTTAAGGATGTTGATTCACACCTCATCCCTTACTCCGTTTAGAGCATTTTGCTTTTGAAAATGCTCTGCAAGCCATGCGTCGGCATGGCTTGCCGCCGCGTAGGCGTAGGCGCAATTCACTTGCGCCGTCAACACCGGAGCGGGCGTCTTAAATGCGATCTGCTCTAGGAGGGGCGGGACCACCCCCATCACTCTAGCGCCAGCCCACGTCCAGCTCCAAGTCGGCCGGAGCCTCCAGACGCACACCCCAAGTCACGGACTTCTCGGATTTCGCCGGCACGGCCAAAGGCCAGACGAGCAGCCAAGGATCATCGGGATCAACCACGGGCTTGGGTTCGAACTGTAGGTTCAGTTTGATACGCTCGTCACGCGGCTGCGGCTTGGGTTCCTCCATGCGCACGTCGACCGCGTAGCTTTTGGCGTTCTTCACGACCACCTGCCATCTCCAGACATACGTGCGGCTCTTGCCGATGAAGCCTTTCTCTCCGCCCTGGCGCTCTAGAAGCCGGACCTCGGCCGTGACCAGTGGATCGCCGCCGAAGAAGATGGTCTGCTCGGTGCCGGCGTAGGAAAAACCGGTCTTGGCCAGTATGCCGCCGTCCACCATGAGCAAGGCCTCGCCGGGCGGCAGGTCCAGAGCTTCCTTGGACTGGGCATGCGCGCGCAGATAGGCGTTCTCGCCCTGGGAGGGCCTTACTAGATAGGTAAAAGCCGCTTGCAGAGCGTAATCGCGGATGCGCAGGCGTTGCTCCGGGCCGGTCTGCAGGGACAGTTTGCCCATGTCCCACACGCGGTAGGTGGCGCGTTCGGTCATGACTGGAGCGAACTCGGCCATGTCCGCGGTTTGCATCTCCCGGGTCATGGCCTTGCCCATGAGCGGAGCCGGAATGGGCCGCGCGGGAGGCATGGGTTGAATGACCCACGGCGGCAGGTCGGGAGGGGCGATGGGGCCCTGGGGCCGTGTGGTGGCCAACTGGACCTGCACATTGCGCCAATCCTGGCCCGAACGCTGCCAGATGCGGGCGTCCATGGCTACTTCCACGCGCTTGGAGTCCGGCAGCGCATTGACCCGGTAGACTGGGCTCCAGCCACTTCCGGCCAAGGTGTAAGCGTATTCGATAGGCAGATTGGGGCCGACGGCACCGGCAATCAGCAGCGAGATTTCCCAGATCTCGCGCGAGCCGCCGCGAGCCTGCTCCAGCTGAGCCTTAAGCTGGGCCAGTTGCCTGTCCAGCTCCTCGATCTGCCTGGCCAGGGAAAAGATGTCCTTGTAGAGCCGCTCCGAATTGGCAGCCACGGACGAGGCCATGTCCGTGGCTGCCTTGGGTGTGGGCGACTCGTCCATGCTGAGCCCCCTCCAGAACCCCACGGCGGCATCCAGGCTGAGCCGGCGGGACTCCACACCGTTGCGCTGCGCGGTCGCCGATTCGATACGCTCCTGTAAAGCCTTGACGCGCTCCTTATCCTCACGCAGTACCCGACGCCAGCTCATGTCCCTGATCTGGCCTTTGCCCTGCAGCACCTGCACGGAAACGGTCTGCGGGTCGGCTTGCGGCGGCAGCACGATGGTGATCCGGCTCTGGTTTCCGGCCTCTCCGCTCAGCGACGGTGAAGCGCGCTCCACGACCTGGGCCGCATCGGGGTAGAAGGTGACCGAGACTACCTCGGCCAAGGCTGTCGGGATCCAGGCCAGGTAGAGGGTGGCGAGAACTGCGGCAAAGACAACGGCGCTGAATAGTCTATTCATGGGCTCTCCGGTTGAACTGCGGAAGACTTCACTTCAAATTCTGGCGCAATTTGCGAGGCATGGCAAGACAGTCCCCTTGCCCCTATTCCGGCCTCCTGTATAAGGATCGGTAGCATACAGGGGAAGAAGCATGGGCAAGATCGATCTGGAGCCTGCCGCACTCCTGCGGGAATTCGGCGGGCTATTCTCAAGCCTGAATGGCCCGGTACTCGACATGGCCTGCGGCAGCGGCCGCAACGGACTGTATCTGGCCAGCCTGGGTGCGCAGGTGCTGCTTTGCGACCGTGACGCGCATGCGCTGGAGCGTGCGCAGCGGCAAGCGCGGGATCTTGGCCTGCACATCACTACGTGGCAGGTAGATTTGGAAGCTGTTGGCGACCCCTTGCCCGCAGAGGCCTATGGAGGGATCATTGTCTTCCGCTACCTGCATCGACCCTTGTTTCCCTCCATTCGACGCGCCCTGAAGCCGGGCGGGCTGCTGGCTTACGAAACCTATACGCTGGATCAGCCGCGTTTCGGCAAGCCGACTAACCCCGACTTCCTGCTGCGGCCGGGAGAACTCAGGGAAGCCTTCTCCGGTTTCGAGATCATCCACGCATTCGAGGGCATTCTTGAAAATCCCACACGCGCTACGGCGCAGATTGTCTGCCGCAAGCCGCGAACGGAGGCGTCATGAAAAAACGTATTGGATTTATGGGTCTTGGCATCATGGGCAGAGCCATGGCCGCAAATCTACTCAAGGCCGGCTTTCCGGTCACTGTCTATAACCGCGACAAGCAGAAGACACTGCCTTTGGCGGATATGGGCGCGCTTGCTGCCGATTCGCCCCGGCAGCTTGCCGACAACTGCGACGTGGCGATCCTCATGGTCACCGGACCGGAGGCCATCGACGAGCTGCTCTTCGGAATCGACGGCGCTGCCGAAGGCTTGGCCGGCAAGCTGTGTGTGAACATGAGCAGTGTGTCCCCCGCATACAGCCGGGAGTTGGCGGCTTCATTGGAAGCCGAAGGCGCGGTCCTGATCGATGCGCCCGTTTCGGGCACCAAGAAACCGGCCGAGGATGGTCTGCTCGTCATCCTGGCTTCGGGCCCTGAACAGACAGTGCGCGACCTGGACGACATATTCAGAGCCATGGGCCGCAAGGTGGTCTATTGCGGTCCGGCAGGACAAGGCTCCATGATGAAAATGACCGTGAACCATCTGCTGGGCGTGATGATGCACGCCTTTGCCGAGGCCCTGCTCTTCGGCGAGCGTGGGGGATTATCCATGGACGCCATGGTGGAAACGATCCAGAGCGGAGCAATGGCCTGTCCGATGTATCAAGCCAAGGCTCCCTTGCTCGCCAGCGGGAACTATCCCGCGAGCTTCCCGCTCAAGCACATGGCCAAGGACCTCAAGTACGTGCTTGATACGGCATATGAAACGGGCGCGCATATACCTGCGGCACAGGCGGCGTTGGGCATGTATTTGCTGGCCCGTGAGCGTGATTTGGGGGACATGGATTTCGCCGCCGTGGACAAGGCCATGCGCGATATGCTTAAGGGTTAGGCGTAAAGGGGAGGGACCCCCCTCCCCTTTGTCTATTGTTCGGATGACAAAGGATGACCCGCCTTGGCCCAGGCGTCGATGCCCCCGCGCAGGATCTGTACGTTATTGAATCCACGCGCGCGCATCTGTCCGGCGATGCGCCGGCTGGTATCACAGTTCGGATGCTTGCAGTAGAGCACATACAAGGTGTTCTTGCTGTACCCGTCCAACCAGCTCAGATTGTCGGGATCGACCCGTATCGCTCCCTCGATCATACTGGGCTCTGCTGCATAATCGCCCTTTTCCCGAACATCGAGGATAGTCACTTCACCAACCCTGTTGAACAGGACGCCCGCATCCATTTCCTGGATGTTCCGGGGATCGGTCATGGGCCGATTGATGGTTTCCCCGAATTCGCCTTCGTATTCCGTCTTGACCATGGCATCCTCCTGGCTTTGAGTGACTCGAATCACTCTCATTATATCAGCCAAGGAGGTCCAAAAGTCAAAAAAGAAACGGCCGGACTGCTCCGCCCGGCCGGTCCGCACAGGATGGCAGCAAACTACTTGCAATCGTAGGCGGTCTTAAGCCAATCTTTGATTTCCGCGCTGGGTTCATGAATGCCGCGCAGACCGCCTATGGAGCGCATGAACGGCTCTGCCAGCTCGGGCGGCAGCCGCTTCTCGCACAGGGCCGAGGAACCGTAATTATTCATTTTGGTCAGCACCACCTTGGGCTCCTCCCAAGTGTCCACCACAAAATAGATGGAATACTCGCCACTCATGGTCACCGGCCGGCGCAGGACGTCCATGAAATTGTTGTTGCCCCACTCGAGGTACATGGTCACCGCGTCTTCATGGATGAGGTCCCAGTCCACTTCGTTTATCCACGGCTTGCAATCGCTTGTTATCGGCTCTTTGGACATTTGTAGCTCCTTGCCGCCGGAGGCGGCGCTCCGGCTTGGCTGAGCCGGGGTTGGAGAGTAGTTCGTTGGTCATGTACCACTGATAATACTTCAAGACATGGATGCAATACAAGAGCTTATGCTTTGGAAGTGAGGCCCTGAGCGGACCTGTCTGTCCGCATGCCCCGCACATGACACTCTCGCCTGCGGCCCGGCCTTCGCAAAAAATAATGCTCGCCGTGGAAAAGGCAAAAGCCGCCCCAGGCTGGAGAAAAAAACGATTTTAGCAGTTTAGAGCAATTTGCGTTTGAACTGAGAGAGGGCGCTGCCCTCTCTCAGACTCTCTCCCGGCAGGGAGCGGCGCTCCCTGCACCCCCATTTTTCATTTTATTTGCAAGGTGCTGTAAAGACTTTTGTGATGCAGTAAGGCTAGACACGTCGCCCAAAATCATCGTTCCTGCAACGCGCTGCCCAGAGAGTCGAGAAAAGGGTCGAACAGATATTGCAGCACTGTGCGCTGGCCCGTGTGGATGTAGGCTACCACACGCATGCCCGGATAGAGAGCGTAGCGGCCGCCGCTGCCCTCGAAGCTATCCCGTTCCGTCACGATGTGCACGTTGTAGAAGGCCTGTCCGTCCTGGCTGACGAAGCTGTCCGGGCTGACCGTGGCCACGCGACCCCGTATACTGCCGAAGCGGCGCGCATCCATGGATGCGAGCTTGATGACCGCTGTCTGGCCTTCGTGCACATAGCCGACATCACTCACGGGCAGCTTGGCCTCCACGAGCAGTTGGCCGCCGACCGGAACGATATCCGCAACAGCCATGCCCGGCGTGACCACACCGCCCACGGTGGTCACGTGCAGCGCCTTGACCGTACCGCGCACGGGCGAGCGGAGCGTCGTGCGCTCCAGGCTGTCGGCCACGCGGCGCATGCGCTGGTTCAGTTCGTCGAGTTCGCCACTGGCGTCCTTGAGCTTGCCCTGAGCCTCCTCCTGGAATGCATGCCGCAGGCGGCGGGCATCCTCGCGGGCCTGGCTCAAGGCTGACTCGGCGCGCGACAAGGCCGCTTGCTCTTCCTCGACCGCACTCGCCAGCTTGTTCTGTTCCTTGAGGTAGGACAGGTGTTCGTAGCGGGTGGTGAGATTATCCTTGAGCAGCTCCTCGCTCAGGGATACCTGCTCGTTGGACAGTTCCAGGTTCTGGCGCAGGCTGCGCAACTTGGCCTGGCTCTCGGCCACATCCTGCACACGCTGCTTGATCCGGTCATCCAGGGATGCCGCCTCGCTCGCCAGGCGGGTCATACGTGTCGCGAACATGTCACGGGCCTGGGCTACCAGGTCGGGACACAGCGTGCTGAGTCCTTGGTCGAACTGCGGCGCAGCCAAGCCCTGGACCTCGGCCTCCAGTCGGGCCATGTCCACGCGCAAGGCGTTCATGCGCACCTGGAGCTCTTCGACTCCCGAGTCGCTGGTCGTGGATTCGAGGACCACGATAGGCTGACCTTGTTCCACCGTGGCACCTTCGGCCACCAGGATTTCGCGCACAATGCCGCCTTCAAGGTGCTGCACGGCCTTGACCTTGCCGCGCGGTACGATCTCGCCGCCGGCCGTGCTGACGATGTCGAGCTGGGCCACGGCGGCCCAGACGAGCAGCACCAGGAGCAATACCCCGAGCAGCCGGGACAGCCTCCGCGCGCCCTGGGATTCTGCCAGACGTTCGATGGCGGTTTCGCGCGTATCCATATGTTCAGGCCCCGGCCAAGGCGGTTCTGGCGCTTGTCGCATCGAGGACTTTCATGGAGGGTGTGGGCTTCACGCCCAGGTCCACATGGATATGCGCGCCATGGACCATGGTCGAGTCGTGGGCCAGGATGACCACCGTCACACCGCGCTGGGAAAAGTCCATAAGCGCCCTGGCCACGGCCGTCCTGCCCTCGGCATCCAGGCCGTCGCCCGGCTCGTCGAACACGGCCAGTTTGCCGTCCACGGCCAGTGCCCGGGCCAGGGCGATACGCCGGCGGATGCCCTCGGAGAGCTGCCTGCCGCCAGCCGTTACCCGTGTGTCCAGCCCTTCGGGCTGACTGTCCAGCCAGCGCTTGAGATCGGCCAGCTCCAGGATGGAAGCCAGACGCTCCTCGTCGAGCCCGGGATTGGGCATGAGGATGTTCTGGCGGATGGTCGCGTTGAGGAGTTGCGGGTCCTGCGGGAAGTAGATGATCTGCGAGCGCCACCAGGCCGGCGCGATCTGGCGCATGTCCACGCCGTCAACGAAGACCTGCCCGCGCGACGGCTCCAACAAGCCGCACAGGATGCGGGCGAGCGTGGTCTTGCCCGCGCCGTTGTGACCAGAGACGAGCAGCGCCCTGCCCGCCGGTACGCGCAGGGATAGGGATTCGAAGAGCGGGCCCGGATCGCCCGGGTACATGAAGGCCAAATCCTTGAACTCGATGGCCCCGCGGTACTCCCTGATGGCTGTTCCAGCGTCAGCCTCGCGGGGCAGGCGCGTCAGGTCCGTCAGATCGCGCAGGGCTTCATCCGCCCTGGCGAGCTGCGCCCTAGCCCCAAGGAATCCTGAAACGGACTGGAAGGCGCTCGCGCCAAGCATGGATGCGCCGAACAGCCCGCCAATGCTCAGCTTGCCCATGACCACCAGCTTGGCGCCGACCGCGAAGAGCAGAACCCGCAGCAGGATGGAGATGACCTGCTGGAGGTTCTGGTACTGTCCTCTGCTCCCGCCGAGCTTGAGGCGCAAGGCTAGCATGCGCTCCAGCTGCTCGTGCCAGACCTGGCGCAGGAACGGCAGCGCCCGGAAGGCGCGCACTGTCTCTGCGCTGTCCACTGCCGACAGAGCCAGGCCGCGATGCGCGGCGGATATTTCGGCCAGCTCCCGGCCGGCAGACCCGGCCGACTGCATGGAGGAGAAGCTAATGCCAAATGCCGCAGCCAGAGCCAGCAGCACGATCATGGCCAGGGCCGGATGGAGAAGCCAGGTGGCCAGGATGAACAGGAGACAGAACGGGACATCGAGCACGGCCGCGATGCTCGTGGGCGCCATGGCCGCCTCCACGGTCTGCAGGTTGTTCAGAATTTCCTGCCTCTTGACCGGCGGAATGCGGGAAAGCGGCAGGCTGCGGGCCGTGGCGAGTATGTCGAGGGTGCGGGAGGCCAACCGGTAGTCGGGCACCGCGCTCACGGCAACAGCCAGCTTTTCCCTCGCCTGGCGGAAGAAGAACATGAGCGCCAGGGCCAGAAGCATGCCGGCCGTGAGGGTGTACAGGGTGCCGTCGAAGCCGAAGGTAACGTAACGGTTGAGGATCTGGATGGTGAAAAGGGGGGAGGCGAAGGCAAGAATGTTGATGAACAGCGAGGCTGCTAGCAACTCTGCCGCCAGCTTCGGTCTCGCCGCACAACGATTTAAAAGTTCCTTCACGGCTAATATCGCAACGCTAGGTCATAGGAGTCACGGCGAAATCCTGATCCGTCAAAACCGTATCACTGCCTTCAATGGTTGCCAGAATGTAGTATCCAGGATCATCTCCATTCTCATCGTAGATCAGACGACAACAGTCATTAACATCATCGCGATCAACAATCAGGCAAGCTTCGCCATCGGACCAGGATGAGTATGCGCCTTGGACGTCCGTAGCGTTATTGCCATTGTACAAGCCATCGATGTTAATAAAGTTTGTATTGTATGAAACCACCATCCCAAGCTGAGAGTACTGACTTGAATCAAGGAGAATCTTGTCTTCAATTGGCGTAAAGTCTTTTATGATATCCCCATGCTCTCCAGAAACGGAAACATTTGTTCCAACGCTGAAGCCGTCTTCCATATTGTCGAAATAAAAAGTATCCGCTCCAGCATTGCCATAAAGGGTATCAACACTTTCACCGCCGTTTATAAAGTCGTTTCCTGC comes from Desulfocurvibacter africanus subsp. africanus DSM 2603 and encodes:
- the yedE gene encoding YedE family putative selenium transporter, which codes for MSPSSGGLQRNFFASLPGIVFVGAVIGVLASFLQYFGNPANMGVCVACMERDIAGAIGLHRAAVVQYLRPEIIAFVLGSFAAALFSREFKSRGGAAPMTRFILGMAAMIGALVFLGCPWRAILRLAGGDGNALLGIAGLVAGVGVGTLFFKQGYSLGRSTRQSIATGLMLPLIMLGLLGLRLLYPPVAGADQSGVLFYSAKGPGAAYAPLLISLGAGLLIGYLAQRSRFCTMGAIRDTLLFRHTHLLTGVLALLVVAFGANLLLGQFKPGFEGQPIAHTQGLWNFAGMLVAGLAFALAGGCPGRQLFMAGEGDSDAGVFVLGMFAGAAVAHNFGLASGPAGIGPHGIAAVAVSLAVCLYIGFANRQRMA
- a CDS encoding rhodanese-like domain-containing protein, which translates into the protein MVKTEYEGEFGETINRPMTDPRNIQEMDAGVLFNRVGEVTILDVREKGDYAAEPSMIEGAIRVDPDNLSWLDGYSKNTLYVLYCKHPNCDTSRRIAGQMRARGFNNVQILRGGIDAWAKAGHPLSSEQ
- a CDS encoding DUF3343 domain-containing protein, translated to MKFRLIDRLLGRSRKHPRVEKGISARGILVFNDTSEVIRAEAVLKSSGLDVQVKGPPPALRTGCDLVIEFPLIMEPAARQALAAARLKPIQTVPVHDVLLEPVSLFHIKDFGDWLMVRAANMKITVEKSSRIIVNVSGGGCPDVPYLAECLVGRNLSEAPEPLSLGHTLCGYALQLAFDEVRSRCPG
- a CDS encoding DVU0772 family protein → MSKEPITSDCKPWINEVDWDLIHEDAVTMYLEWGNNNFMDVLRRPVTMSGEYSIYFVVDTWEEPKVVLTKMNNYGSSALCEKRLPPELAEPFMRSIGGLRGIHEPSAEIKDWLKTAYDCK
- a CDS encoding methyltransferase domain-containing protein, producing MGKIDLEPAALLREFGGLFSSLNGPVLDMACGSGRNGLYLASLGAQVLLCDRDAHALERAQRQARDLGLHITTWQVDLEAVGDPLPAEAYGGIIVFRYLHRPLFPSIRRALKPGGLLAYETYTLDQPRFGKPTNPDFLLRPGELREAFSGFEIIHAFEGILENPTRATAQIVCRKPRTEAS
- a CDS encoding DUF4139 domain-containing protein yields the protein MNRLFSAVVFAAVLATLYLAWIPTALAEVVSVTFYPDAAQVVERASPSLSGEAGNQSRITIVLPPQADPQTVSVQVLQGKGQIRDMSWRRVLREDKERVKALQERIESATAQRNGVESRRLSLDAAVGFWRGLSMDESPTPKAATDMASSVAANSERLYKDIFSLARQIEELDRQLAQLKAQLEQARGGSREIWEISLLIAGAVGPNLPIEYAYTLAGSGWSPVYRVNALPDSKRVEVAMDARIWQRSGQDWRNVQVQLATTRPQGPIAPPDLPPWVIQPMPPARPIPAPLMGKAMTREMQTADMAEFAPVMTERATYRVWDMGKLSLQTGPEQRLRIRDYALQAAFTYLVRPSQGENAYLRAHAQSKEALDLPPGEALLMVDGGILAKTGFSYAGTEQTIFFGGDPLVTAEVRLLERQGGEKGFIGKSRTYVWRWQVVVKNAKSYAVDVRMEEPKPQPRDERIKLNLQFEPKPVVDPDDPWLLVWPLAVPAKSEKSVTWGVRLEAPADLELDVGWR
- a CDS encoding HlyD family type I secretion periplasmic adaptor subunit; protein product: MDTRETAIERLAESQGARRLSRLLGVLLLVLLVWAAVAQLDIVSTAGGEIVPRGKVKAVQHLEGGIVREILVAEGATVEQGQPIVVLESTTSDSGVEELQVRMNALRVDMARLEAEVQGLAAPQFDQGLSTLCPDLVAQARDMFATRMTRLASEAASLDDRIKQRVQDVAESQAKLRSLRQNLELSNEQVSLSEELLKDNLTTRYEHLSYLKEQNKLASAVEEEQAALSRAESALSQAREDARRLRHAFQEEAQGKLKDASGELDELNQRMRRVADSLERTTLRSPVRGTVKALHVTTVGGVVTPGMAVADIVPVGGQLLVEAKLPVSDVGYVHEGQTAVIKLASMDARRFGSIRGRVATVSPDSFVSQDGQAFYNVHIVTERDSFEGSGGRYALYPGMRVVAYIHTGQRTVLQYLFDPFLDSLGSALQER
- a CDS encoding NAD(P)-dependent oxidoreductase translates to MKKRIGFMGLGIMGRAMAANLLKAGFPVTVYNRDKQKTLPLADMGALAADSPRQLADNCDVAILMVTGPEAIDELLFGIDGAAEGLAGKLCVNMSSVSPAYSRELAASLEAEGAVLIDAPVSGTKKPAEDGLLVILASGPEQTVRDLDDIFRAMGRKVVYCGPAGQGSMMKMTVNHLLGVMMHAFAEALLFGERGGLSMDAMVETIQSGAMACPMYQAKAPLLASGNYPASFPLKHMAKDLKYVLDTAYETGAHIPAAQAALGMYLLARERDLGDMDFAAVDKAMRDMLKG
- a CDS encoding sulfurtransferase TusA family protein; its protein translation is MVTIIDARGLSCPQPVLLTMSRIKELSSGELDVLVDNEASRENVIRAASSQGWRVLKSEAQGEDFIVSIKK
- a CDS encoding NAD(P)H-hydrate dehydratase; protein product: MSWLIVGTIPREEFPLVNGPCVYDGGSLQVNGHDIPVARGTPALLATACIASRILGIAAPLALLAGDTGRGQGSRQVYAKLMEPIPELDLQGVTFHYLQPDVEWHNKVLWKLEERNPRPLLVADAGFMYVAKMSGFAASYDLFTPDAGEMAFLADEKAPHPFYTRGFLLQEEERVPELIERAYAAENAAKHLLVKGCIDYVVAAGQLVTAISEPSIPAMEPIGGTGDTVTGLVTALLSADYSIPQACTIAAKTNRQLGLLAAPTPAFSVANLMPFLPQALAVSLE